Proteins encoded in a region of the Paenibacillus sp. W2I17 genome:
- a CDS encoding NAD(P)-binding domain-containing protein — translation MSLEALNERVKNDLAYLSFGGANWVRPREHADGHVYDVVIVGGGQSGLGAAFGLLRERISNIVVIDENASGLEGPWETYARMVTLRTPKHLTSIDLGIPSLTFRSWWEAQVGPEGWEEVDKIPRGDWMNYLRWYREVLNLPVLNEVKLTLVEPTENGIHRLHVNKAGTQMDVILARKVVFATGIQGGGEWHVPSMIADRLPRELYAHTSEAIDFDRLKGKRIAVLGGGASAFDNASYALATGVAEAHVFVRREQLPSVNPIRQMEQSGMIERYHALPVADKYEVISHFFKFNQPPTNDTFNRAAAWPGFELHLNSPWLSVEATDQGAIVHTAQGAYEFDFLIISTGLLSDPALRPELKLVEPYIARWEDCYQAPTEHRNALLDAHPYLSSGFAMTSRSEQGEKPLHGLFVFNYSALASCGLSASAISGTKNAVPKLVSAIADQLFLDDREIILQQFYAYEEQEFTATWVKSGALAE, via the coding sequence ATGAGCCTGGAAGCTTTGAATGAACGTGTGAAGAATGATCTGGCTTATTTGTCATTTGGTGGCGCGAACTGGGTACGTCCGAGAGAACATGCAGATGGTCATGTCTATGATGTCGTCATTGTGGGTGGAGGCCAGAGTGGATTAGGGGCGGCATTTGGACTTCTTCGTGAACGGATCTCCAATATTGTTGTTATTGATGAGAATGCATCGGGGCTTGAAGGACCTTGGGAGACTTATGCACGTATGGTTACTTTGCGTACACCCAAGCATCTGACTTCCATCGATCTGGGGATCCCCTCGTTAACCTTTCGCTCATGGTGGGAAGCACAGGTAGGGCCCGAAGGTTGGGAAGAGGTAGACAAAATCCCGCGTGGAGACTGGATGAATTATTTGCGCTGGTATCGGGAAGTATTGAATCTGCCTGTGCTTAATGAGGTGAAATTGACACTGGTTGAGCCAACAGAGAACGGAATACATCGACTTCATGTGAACAAAGCAGGAACTCAGATGGATGTCATACTTGCTCGTAAAGTCGTGTTTGCTACGGGAATTCAAGGGGGCGGAGAGTGGCATGTACCTTCCATGATTGCCGATAGATTACCTCGGGAGCTGTATGCCCATACGTCTGAAGCGATTGATTTTGATCGGTTAAAAGGTAAAAGAATTGCTGTGCTTGGCGGCGGTGCCTCTGCATTCGATAATGCGAGTTATGCCCTTGCCACGGGTGTGGCTGAAGCTCATGTATTTGTACGGCGGGAACAACTGCCTAGTGTTAATCCCATTCGTCAGATGGAACAATCCGGTATGATTGAGCGATACCACGCTCTTCCGGTTGCGGATAAATATGAAGTGATCTCTCATTTCTTCAAATTCAATCAACCACCAACCAACGATACGTTTAATCGTGCGGCAGCCTGGCCTGGATTCGAACTGCATTTGAATTCGCCTTGGCTGAGTGTAGAAGCAACAGACCAAGGCGCGATTGTGCATACCGCACAGGGAGCATATGAGTTTGATTTTCTGATTATTAGCACAGGTCTTCTCAGTGATCCGGCACTCCGTCCTGAACTGAAGCTTGTGGAGCCATACATCGCGCGTTGGGAGGATTGTTACCAGGCTCCAACAGAGCATCGCAATGCGTTGCTGGACGCACATCCATACCTGAGTTCCGGGTTTGCAATGACAAGCAGGAGTGAACAGGGTGAGAAACCGTTGCACGGACTGTTTGTATTCAACTACTCTGCACTTGCCAGCTGTGGTCTGTCGGCATCGGCAATATCGGGAACCAAGAACGCGGTGCCGAAACTAGTCTCTGCCATAGCGGATCAGTTGTTCCTCGATGATCGGGAGATTATTTTGCAGCAATTCTATGCGTATGAAGAACAGGAATTTACGGCTACGTGGGTGAAAAGCGGTGCCCTCGCTGAGTAA
- a CDS encoding DUF896 domain-containing protein, translating into MIPILGRINELSRKQRSSVGLTKAEQSEQQELRKQYLQAIRGQVLTTMLAVSVVDPLGHDVTPEKLTNEKLQRREQAGQ; encoded by the coding sequence ATGATTCCTATTTTGGGACGCATTAACGAATTAAGTCGAAAACAACGCAGCAGTGTCGGTTTGACAAAAGCAGAACAAAGCGAGCAGCAGGAGCTTAGAAAACAATATTTGCAGGCTATTCGAGGTCAGGTACTGACAACCATGCTGGCAGTATCCGTTGTGGACCCACTGGGTCATGATGTGACCCCTGAGAAATTAACCAACGAAAAATTGCAGCGCCGTGAACAGGCCGGCCAATAG
- a CDS encoding NAD-dependent epimerase/dehydratase family protein encodes MKKAIVIGATGGTGAAITEELIRRGICTIAFGRSRQKLDQLAVKLGPPDHLLIAVGDAFRSEDIIAASRGADVIFHCANVPYNEMESRLIPLGESVMAAAEHLGLNVVVIDGIYSYGRRQMKEVTEEHPKEPHTRKGKTRLAYEQMLFSTRWSRAQVMIVRLPDYYGPSANQASYLGSTLEAIAKGKMAFFIGNMKVPREYIYLPDAAVMVVELASRETTYGQNWNIPGSGIISGHDIVRLAQKAAGRSKPVMALGRVGLSLIGLGVPVMKEIVEMLYLTEEPLILSRQKYEERIGPVVATSFEEGIALTIKELGLQGE; translated from the coding sequence ATGAAAAAGGCTATTGTTATTGGAGCCACAGGTGGAACAGGTGCAGCGATTACGGAGGAATTGATTAGACGAGGGATTTGTACGATCGCATTTGGGCGCTCCCGTCAAAAACTGGATCAACTTGCGGTAAAGTTGGGACCTCCGGATCACCTGCTAATTGCAGTTGGAGATGCATTTCGGTCGGAGGATATTATTGCTGCTTCCCGGGGTGCCGATGTCATATTTCATTGTGCGAATGTCCCTTATAACGAGATGGAGAGCAGGCTGATTCCGCTCGGCGAATCTGTGATGGCGGCGGCAGAACACTTGGGTCTGAACGTGGTGGTAATAGATGGAATCTACTCCTATGGCAGAAGACAAATGAAGGAAGTAACCGAAGAACATCCGAAAGAGCCACATACGCGCAAAGGCAAGACACGACTTGCCTATGAACAGATGTTATTCAGCACAAGATGGAGCAGAGCTCAGGTGATGATTGTTCGCTTGCCAGACTATTATGGCCCATCGGCCAATCAGGCTTCCTATCTGGGTTCAACCCTTGAAGCGATAGCAAAAGGAAAGATGGCTTTTTTTATCGGGAATATGAAGGTACCCAGAGAGTACATCTATTTACCGGATGCTGCGGTCATGGTGGTGGAGCTGGCAAGCAGAGAGACGACGTATGGACAGAACTGGAACATTCCTGGATCGGGGATCATCTCGGGTCATGACATCGTGCGATTGGCACAGAAGGCTGCGGGAAGAAGCAAACCTGTGATGGCGTTAGGAAGAGTGGGATTGTCGTTGATTGGACTAGGTGTACCCGTTATGAAAGAAATTGTAGAAATGTTATATCTGACCGAGGAACCCCTGATCTTGAGTAGACAGAAGTATGAGGAACGGATTGGCCCGGTTGTGGCAACATCTTTTGAAGAAGGAATTGCGTTGACGATTAAGGAGTTGGGGTTGCAGGGGGAGTAG
- a CDS encoding TetR/AcrR family transcriptional regulator: protein MAKDTAASVNRRNDIISAAIDVFAEIGYYRATTAQVAERAQISQPYIFRFFKTKEALLLTAIEVSWTRVIDSFRIVVETATPDQLENDLIEAYDKILESHKSEILLQMQAQTIREEVIRQAMQKGISDVRSMVLEAFTVAGIAEPLKRTMIFLAIGMLCNVSNALDMPELKER, encoded by the coding sequence ATGGCAAAGGATACAGCAGCGTCAGTTAACCGGCGAAATGATATTATCTCTGCAGCAATTGACGTCTTCGCGGAAATTGGCTATTATCGTGCGACTACAGCCCAGGTGGCTGAACGGGCACAGATCTCACAGCCGTATATATTTCGTTTTTTCAAAACAAAAGAAGCTTTATTATTAACTGCAATTGAGGTCTCATGGACACGGGTGATTGATTCGTTTCGAATTGTGGTGGAGACGGCGACACCAGATCAGTTAGAGAATGATCTCATTGAAGCCTATGATAAGATTCTGGAATCGCACAAGAGCGAAATCTTGCTTCAGATGCAGGCGCAAACGATCAGGGAGGAAGTCATTCGTCAGGCCATGCAAAAAGGCATTAGTGATGTACGAAGCATGGTACTGGAAGCTTTCACCGTTGCAGGAATTGCTGAACCGCTAAAAAGAACCATGATTTTTCTGGCAATCGGGATGTTGTGTAATGTATCTAATGCACTGGATATGCCGGAGCTGAAGGAACGATAG
- a CDS encoding ABC transporter substrate-binding protein produces the protein MVRQRAATMILLSLLVLVLTACSKASEVTPPQQDTPVEESGTQTIEHLKGTAVVPQKIERMVVLSAAYIDHMLTIGEKPAGVNVEVRYGGDYLPYLADQLAGVPTVGSADSPNLEAILQIDPDVIVIESRTAESTYDQLEKIAPTIVLGTEWLDYADDTTYWTQDLLTIAGMYNKVDLAKEKIAEVEQQAKQLKAKIEQLDPKKLAYLRVREKTLQIYAAKGHPTNTLLYHDLGFVPTTVTPAEQREDLSMEKIADVDADFVVLEIDPNADEYLNNINASSLWKEVPAVGADQVYTTDSFWLFKGWGAIGRSEIINEVEDMINR, from the coding sequence ATGGTAAGACAGAGAGCAGCAACGATGATACTGTTGTCCCTGCTTGTGCTCGTTCTGACGGCATGTAGCAAGGCATCAGAAGTAACGCCTCCGCAACAGGATACACCTGTGGAAGAGAGTGGTACGCAAACGATTGAGCATCTTAAAGGAACTGCGGTTGTACCGCAAAAGATAGAGCGTATGGTGGTATTATCTGCTGCTTACATCGATCACATGTTGACGATTGGTGAGAAACCAGCAGGCGTTAATGTAGAAGTTCGTTACGGAGGAGATTATTTGCCTTACCTTGCAGATCAACTTGCCGGCGTTCCAACGGTAGGGTCGGCAGATAGTCCTAACCTGGAGGCTATCCTTCAGATTGATCCGGATGTCATCGTTATTGAGAGTCGAACTGCGGAGAGTACGTATGATCAGTTGGAGAAAATCGCTCCGACGATTGTACTTGGTACTGAATGGCTGGATTATGCTGATGATACAACCTATTGGACACAGGATCTGTTGACCATTGCCGGGATGTACAACAAAGTGGATCTGGCAAAAGAAAAGATAGCCGAGGTAGAGCAGCAGGCGAAGCAACTAAAAGCGAAGATCGAACAACTGGATCCAAAAAAGCTGGCTTATCTGCGTGTAAGAGAGAAGACCTTACAAATTTACGCGGCAAAAGGACATCCAACCAACACACTTTTGTATCATGATCTTGGATTTGTGCCAACGACTGTGACACCTGCCGAACAACGTGAGGACCTGTCCATGGAGAAAATTGCAGATGTGGATGCTGATTTCGTAGTTCTGGAGATTGACCCGAATGCCGATGAGTATTTAAACAACATCAACGCAAGCTCACTCTGGAAGGAAGTACCGGCTGTTGGTGCAGATCAGGTCTATACGACAGATTCGTTCTGGTTGTTTAAGGGCTGGGGAGCAATTGGGCGAAGCGAGATTATCAACGAAGTTGAAGACATGATTAATAGATGA
- a CDS encoding AraC family transcriptional regulator — protein sequence MEENDWIKQLEQLHFSAVHVCHYSSNPGAVQRRIWKRFAICRVIAGKGSLSMDNIVHTVSQDEWFLLKPGIHVEFQTNMEAPVRYQIILFSCVTLTRRGNAWHTEAFDLPVTGKLNVPSNRRDIQEMMDTLVSGKHSFTSLEKTRRKHLLHQLLIQLMMHVKEATPPVAGMDLALEYMTHQYMEDIRIDQMARMAGLSVNHFIRTFKRQLNMTPIEYILKLRMAKAKQLLFSSDKIKEIAEQVGYKDEHYFSRVFKKNEGIAPTLYMKNKVNRIATLYYGLDDYVITLGLRPVSVLSYGQRVARHVAIPALQAHSHQGLILDSFNQNYDGLRRVQPDLIITSDRLEPNDSLHRIAPTTMLEHTNHFGERLLYMADIMGRTEQAVQWIEQHAELSRVLRGRIQSRWGKQSAMFIRVTSHFYRMYGLNNQTGALLYDDLGFYLPRDFPEQQWAVESKVRDLQLYEADHVFVMVDPTKEARAQLRQLQQSSAWLALKAVQEGHVYNAGDIFFKTLGPTGRMWAMRYVAEQLGVTLR from the coding sequence ATGGAGGAAAATGATTGGATCAAACAACTGGAGCAACTACATTTCTCTGCTGTCCACGTCTGCCATTACTCTAGCAATCCGGGGGCTGTACAGCGTCGGATCTGGAAAAGGTTCGCCATTTGCAGGGTCATCGCTGGCAAGGGATCTTTGTCTATGGATAACATTGTACATACCGTGTCTCAAGACGAGTGGTTTTTGTTGAAGCCAGGAATACATGTGGAGTTTCAGACGAATATGGAAGCACCTGTCCGATATCAGATTATTTTATTTTCCTGTGTTACACTTACCAGGCGTGGGAATGCTTGGCATACCGAGGCATTTGATCTCCCTGTGACGGGCAAACTTAATGTTCCTTCCAATAGACGTGATATTCAGGAGATGATGGATACCCTGGTGAGTGGAAAACACTCGTTTACGAGTCTGGAAAAGACGCGCAGGAAACATCTTTTGCATCAGTTGTTGATTCAGTTAATGATGCACGTGAAAGAAGCAACTCCCCCTGTAGCAGGGATGGATTTGGCACTTGAATATATGACGCATCAGTATATGGAAGACATTCGAATTGATCAGATGGCCCGCATGGCAGGGCTTAGTGTGAATCATTTTATAAGAACATTTAAACGGCAATTAAATATGACCCCGATTGAATATATACTGAAACTACGTATGGCAAAGGCCAAGCAGCTGTTATTTTCTTCAGATAAAATCAAGGAAATTGCGGAGCAAGTGGGTTATAAGGACGAGCACTATTTCAGCAGAGTCTTCAAGAAAAACGAAGGAATCGCCCCAACGTTGTATATGAAAAATAAAGTGAATCGCATTGCCACCTTGTATTACGGGTTGGACGATTATGTGATAACGCTCGGTTTGAGGCCAGTATCCGTTTTATCCTATGGTCAGAGGGTGGCTCGTCATGTTGCTATACCTGCGCTTCAAGCACACAGTCATCAGGGACTTATCCTGGATAGCTTCAATCAGAACTATGATGGTTTGAGGCGAGTCCAACCGGACCTGATCATTACAAGTGATCGTTTGGAGCCAAATGACTCCCTGCATCGTATCGCGCCTACCACCATGCTGGAGCACACCAACCATTTTGGGGAGAGGCTTCTGTATATGGCGGACATTATGGGCCGCACTGAACAGGCTGTACAGTGGATAGAACAACATGCTGAACTGAGCCGAGTTCTTCGAGGGCGCATTCAATCGAGGTGGGGGAAACAGAGCGCCATGTTCATCCGGGTGACTTCTCATTTCTACCGAATGTATGGATTGAATAACCAGACAGGGGCGCTATTGTATGATGATCTGGGATTTTATTTGCCTCGTGATTTTCCGGAACAACAGTGGGCTGTAGAGAGTAAAGTACGCGATTTGCAGTTATACGAAGCGGATCATGTGTTTGTAATGGTCGATCCCACAAAAGAGGCACGTGCTCAACTGAGGCAATTACAACAATCCAGTGCATGGTTGGCATTAAAGGCTGTTCAAGAAGGCCATGTATATAATGCAGGAGATATTTTCTTCAAAACGCTGGGTCCAACCGGGCGCATGTGGGCCATGCGATATGTGGCAGAGCAACTTGGGGTTACCTTACGGTGA